A stretch of the Lactuca sativa cultivar Salinas chromosome 9, Lsat_Salinas_v11, whole genome shotgun sequence genome encodes the following:
- the LOC111881270 gene encoding hyoscyamine 6-dioxygenase, with protein sequence MALLVSSWSNGVQSVPQDYIMPPEKRPGDFVTVCKDIPVINLQNDRSEIVQQILKACQEFGLFQVINHGVSEEMMADIRVLYDEFFNMPIEDKLSVYSENFGKGCTLYTSGLNYAKEDVHFWKDTLKHGCHPLEEHSPSWPDKPARYREEVGRYVVEVRKMGFKILDMIGEGLGLTEGYFAGVSQEQSMAINHYPPCPDPSLAMGIGGHTDPNLITFLQQDQYGLQIQKDGKWMGIDPIPNAFVVNLGYLLKIISNEKLKSVEHRGVTNSIASRTSIVTFFGPNPGLPIIIEPAKKIVTSSSPQIFKSIQYNDFIANYLALLRKPGPRNGTPLDPYRL encoded by the exons ATGGCTCTACTTGTTTCTAGCTGGTCTAATGGAGTTCAATCCGTCCCTCAAGATTACATCATGCCACCCGAAAAAAGACCAGGCGATTTCGTTACAGTTTGCAAGGATATTCCGGTGATCAATCTTCAAAACGATCGATCTGAGATCGTTCAACAAATTTTGAAAGCTTGTCAAGAATTCGGCTTATTTCAG GTGATCAATCATGGAGTTTCTGAGGAAATGATGGCGGACATTAGGGTTCTGTACGACGAGTTCTTTAACATGCCGATTGAGGACAAGTTAAGCGTTTACTCAGAGAATTTCGGTAAAGGGTGTACGCTTTATACAAGCGGTTTGAATTACGCAAAAGAAGATGTTCATTTCTGGAAAGACACTTTGAAACACGGGTGTCATCCTTTGGAAGAACACAGTCCATCATGGCCGGATAAACCAGCCAGATACAG GGAGGAAGTGGGGAGATACGTTGTTGAAGTGCGTAAAATGGGGTTCAAGATCTTGGACATGATCGGTGAAGGATTGGGACTTACTGAAGGGTACTTCGCCGGAGTTAGCCAAGAACAGTCAATGGCGATTAATCATTACCCGCCATGCCCGGACCCGAGTTTAGCAATGGGCATAGGTGGTCATACGGACCCTAACCTCATAACCTTCCTACAACAAGACCAATACGGGCTACAAATACAAAAAGATGGGAAATGGATGGGAATTGACCCAATTCCAAATGCTTTTGTGGTCAACCTTGGGTACCTACTAAAG ATTATAAGTAATGAGAAGCTCAAAAGTGTGGAACATCGTGGGGTTACGAATTCAATTGCTTCGCGAACATCTATCGTCACATTTTTTGGTCCAAATCCTGGTCTTCCAATTATTATTGAACCTGCAAAAAAGATAGTGACATCGAGTAGCCCACAAATATTCAAGTCAATTCAATATAATGACTTCATAGCAAATTACTTGGCCTTGTTACGCAAACCGGGCCCTCGCAATGGAACACCGTTGGATCCTTACCGGCTCTAA